The genomic region CCGTACTTCATGGCCTGGTCGAGGTGCTCGTGCACATCCACGGGCTGGTCGAGGTTCAGCAGCGCCAGCACCAGGTTGTAGTGGATGGCGGGGTGGTCCCAGTGCTTGAGGGCCTCGCGGTACTCGTTGGCCGCCTCGAGGAAGTAGCTGTTCTTGAGGTCGCCGTTGCCCTTGGAGAAGAGCGCGAGGGCCTCGTGCTGCTCCTCGCTGGAGACGCCCTGGGCCCAGGGGCGCTCACCGCCGCCGAGGTCGTTCTTTTCGGCGGCACGTGCGGGCGAGGCGAGGGTGAGGAGGGCCAGGCCGGCCAAGAGCGGAGCGGTCTTCGTCATCGCGCAGGTCCTTGTCATGGTGTCACTTGAGCTCGTCAATCACCGGGCCGCCGAGGTGCTCCTCGAGCTCCTTCACGCGCGAGGCTTCCTTGTCGGCGAGCCGCTTGGCTTCGGCAGCCTTCTGGTCGGCGAGCTTCTTCTGCTCGGCGGCCTCCTTGGCGTGCTGCTCGGCGAGGATCTTCTGGCTGGCGGCGAGGTACTGGGCCTTCTTGGCCTCCTCGGCGGCGGCCTCGGCCTGCTGGGCCGCGACCTGGGCCGCGGCCTTCTCCATCTCGGCCTGCTTGGCCAGGTTCTCGGCGCGTTTCTGGGCCTCGGCGCGCTCGCGCTCCTTGGACTGCACGTCGAGGAGGCTCTTTTCCGCCTGGTTCTTGGCGTCCTTCGCCTCGGCCTCGGCAATCTTGGCGGCCGCCGCTTCCTTCACGGCCTCCGTCTGGGCCTGGCGGATGATCACCAGCGCCACGCCGGCCGCGAAGACCAGCGCCACCATGAAGGTGAAGCCGGCCACGCCTGCGAGCCGCTTGCGCCGCGCCGACTTGGCCTCCTGTGCGAACACCGCCGCGAGGAACTCGCGCTGCAGCTTGCCCAGCTCGCCGCGGTAGCGCTTCTGGAAGCGCTTGGCCTCGTCGACCACTTCGCCGCGCCACAAGAGGCCCGCGTCGTGGCCCTTCTGCTGCCACTGCTTGGCCGCAGTGCGCAGCTGATCGAGGAAGGCCGAGTCTTCGCCGCTCTCGTCCAGCCAGCGGCGCAGCGCCGGCCAGCTGTTGATGAGCGACTCGTGCACGATTTCCACGGTGGCGCCGCCGCCGCCCGTCTGCACCACCAGGAGGCGCGCCTGTACCAGCTGGTCGATGATGCGCTGCACCTCGCCCGCGTCGGGCGCGAGCTCGCGCAGCTCGTCGATGCTCACGATCGCGCGGGTGCGCTCCGGGGTGACCAGGCGCAGGAACAGCGCGCGCGCCAGGTTCCGCGCGGTCGAGGAGAGCTCGCGGAGCACGCTGTCGGCGTGCACGGCGAGCGCGCCAGCGATGCCGCCCAGGCTGTCGTAGCTCTGCTGGGTGAGCAGCTTGCGGTTGGCGTCGCGGCTCTCCCAGAGCTTGCTCGCCGCGAACTGCAGCAGCGGCAGCGCGCCTTGCGTCGTCGCCAGGTGGCCGAGCATGTCGTCCACGATGTTCGGGCTCTCGAACTTGTAGCCCGCCATCTCCGCGGGCTGCACCAGCGCGTCGCGCAGGCCGTTCTGGCCGGGCGGGTTGAGGAAGAAGAGCCCCTTGGTGAGCTCGTTCATGAAGCCCTGGTCCTCGGCCACGCGGTCGAGGAAGTCGGAGCGGATGCTCACCACCACGCGCGTGGGCGAGGTCGCGTCGTCCGCGATCGAGGCCAGGCACGAAGTGAACGTGAGTCGTTCCTTGGGATCCGCGACGAGGGTGTAGAGCTCCTCGAACTGGTCCACGAAGACCATGATGCTGCGCTTCTCGCGGCGCGCGCGGCTGCGGAGCACGCTGCCCGCGTAGCCGGGTTCGGTGGCCAGGCGCTGCACCAGCTTCTGCTGCTCCTTGAGGTCCTCGGCCACGGACGTGGAGCTGCCGAGCAGCGGCGAGATCACGTCGGCCAGGGCCTGCAGCGGCTTGCGGCCCGGGCGGATGACGAGGGCTTCCCAGTTCTCGCCGCCGCGCTTGAGCGCGGGCACAAGGCCTGCGCGCACGAAGGAGCTCTTGCCGGTGCCGGACGGGCCGACGACGGCGATGAGCGCCTGGTCGCGGATGCGGTTCACCACGGCGGAGATTTCGCTGTTGCGGCCGAAGAAGCGGTCGGCGTCGGCTTCCTGGAAGGAGGCGAGGCCGGCGTACGGGCTCTCGTCGATCTTGAACTCGCGGTTGCCGCGACCAGGCAGAAACGCCTCAAGGGCGCGGAGCAGCGCGTTGGCGTCGGGCCAGCGCTGGTCCTTGTTCTTCATCAGGCACTTGTCGACGACCGCGCCCAGCTCCGCCGGCAGCCCCGGCATGATGCTGTTCAGCTTGGGCATGGGCTCATCGAGCTTGCCGGTGATGGCCAGCTGCATGCCGCTCATGGGGTAGAGCGGGTGCTTTCCGGCGAGCATGCGGAAGAGCATGATGCCCGCGGCCCAGATGTCGCTGCGGTTGTCGATGGGGCCGCCCTTGCCCCACTGCTCCGGCGACATGAACGCCAACGTGCCCATGATGGTGCCGTGGCGGGTCAGGTCGGTGTTGGCGTCGGGGTTGTTCGAGGGCGGGCGCGCGGGCGAAGGCGCCGATTCGTGCGCCTCGGCCACGTGCTTCTCGTCGGCGCCGAGCACCTTGGCGATGCCGAAGTCCAGCACCTTGATGAGGCCGGTTTCGGTGACGTAGACGTTGTCGAACTTCAGGTCGCGGTGGACGATGTTCTGCGCGTGCGCGGCAGCGAGCGCGCGCACCACCGGCACCATCAGCTCAGCCACGCGCGCGGGCGCCATGGGCTTCTGATCGGCGATGAGCTTGGTCAGCGGGTGACCCTGCAGGTACTCCAGCACCATGAAGGGCTGGCCCTTGAAGGAGTCCACCTCGTAGATGATGACGATGTTCTCGTGCGAGAACCGCGCGGTCGTGCGCGCCTCGAGCACGAAGCGCTTGGCCATCTCCGGGTGGTTGGTGTGCAGGAACTTGATGGCCACCTTGCGGCCGAGCTTGTTGTCGCGGGCGAGGAACACCGAGCCCATGCCGCCCTTGCCCAGCTCGCGGATGAGCTCGTAGTGCGCCACCACGTCGCCGGTCTTGGGCGGAACGAGCTTGCCCGGCGTGGCGTTGGGATCTTCGGTGTGCGCTTCGTGCGGCGTGGGGAAGTGCGTGCCCGAGGGCGCCTTGGTGTTGCCGCTCTTGCTGGGCGCCTTGGTGTTCGAGGTCGGAATCGGCGGGACCGGCGGCGCGGTGTTGGGCGCGCCGTGCGGGCCGGTGTTCGGCGAGATCTGCGGGCCGGTGTTCACCGCGTTGAGCAGCGTGGCGCCGTCGAGGACCGGGTCGGGGAGCGGCTTGGCGGCGGCGGCGGTGGCCTGACGACCGTGGCCCGCCGGCGGTCGCGCGGCGATCTCCGGCTGGTAGAGCGTGGGCGTGTTGGCCGCCGGATCCGTGGGCGAGGCCAGGTTGGGCAGCGGCTCGAACGGCGACTTGGGCGGCACGGGCGGCGCTTTGGCCGCGATTTCGGGCTGGTAGAGCGTGGGCGTGTTCTGCGCCACGTCGACGGGCGCACCCTGCGCGCTCTTGCCGTTCTGGTCCTTGCTCATCTGCCTGGGCTCCCGGGTCGTCTATCCTTCACACTGCGCGACCAGTCCCCGACGCGACCTCGGCGACGGAGAGCGGCTCCAACCTGCGTGGAGTTTTGCACTTTCTCAGACAGGCAGGCTGGAGCACAAGGGTACGCCAGGATTGCCTTTCTGTGAATGTCGCACACTGAAAACGAAGGCCCCGGACGCGTGTTACGCGCCGGGGCCCGATCTGCAGTGGGGCTGAGGCTACTGGTAGGTGATGTAGACGGCCGCGTAGGCGGCTTCGAGCGAGTAGCCCTCGGCCTGGCCGATGACGCGGCTGTCGTAGAGCTCGATCTTGTAGCTGTGGCCGAGCGTGTAGCCGCCGGTGCAGCCGGCCTGGTTCAAGCCGGTGGACGTCGGCGTGGTCGCGGGCTTGATGTCGCAGAGCGGCGCGGTCGTTCCCGAAGCGAGGTCGGTGACCTTCACCTCGGTGTTCGCGGGGTCGATGCCCTGCGCGTCCACCCACGAGACCTGCACGTGGAGGCCGTTGCTCGCCACGCTGTAGTTGCCAGGCGCGGGGCCGGTGATGGTGGGCGTGGTGGTGAGCGGGTGCACGTCGATCTGCCGGTGCAGCACCGCGCTGCCGCTGAGGCCGAGCACGGTCGAGCCCTGGGCGCTGAACTGGTAGGTGCCGTCCTGCGCCACGGCCCAGCCCGCGACGTTGTTCACATCGATCGCGTGGATGTAGTCGTGGTTGGTGGTGTCGAGGCCGAGCGAGTAGGGCGTGCCGTCGGGCAGGGTGACCGTGGCCAGGTTGATGTCCTCCACCGGCTGGCCGGTGATGGGATCCGTACCGCTGAGGATCGTTCCGCCGAGCAGCGGGAAAGCGCCGCCGTCGAAGCCAGCGTCATCGGGCAGGAACGAGGTGTTGATCGTGAGCGAGATGGCGCCGGCCTGCATCTCGGAGAGGTCCGCGTCGATCGAGCTCGTGCCCACCAGCGTGCCCGGGAATGCGCCCAGGATGCCCTGTGCCACGTAGCCCGCTGCGAGTCCGCCGTCGGGGCCAAGAGGGAAGGGCGCGCCGCCGTCATTGAGCGCGGTCGCACCAGGAGCGTACACGCCCACCACGTAGTACGAGCCGCCGTCGGGTACGGTGATGGCGTAGTTGCCGAGCGGATCCGACTCCACGAACGCGAGCGGCGCGACGTTGGCGCCCGGAGTCTGGTCGAAGACCGCGACCCACGCGGGATGCGTCAGCGCCGAGGTGTTCCAGGTGAGCGTGCCGCTCAGGCTCGGTTGCGCGACGCCGGTCGTGCCGCTGGATCCGCTGCTCCCGGTGCTGCCGGAGCCCGAGCCCGAGCCGGAGGTGCTGGTCGAGGTCGAGGAGCCCGAAGAGCCGGTCGACGACGCGCTCGAGGCCGTGGATCCAGACGTGCTGCCCGAAGAGCTCGAGGCGGTGCTCCCGCTCGACGCGCCGGTGGACGCTGTTGTGGTGGTGCTGCCCGAGCCGGCGTTGGTGCCGGCGGTGGTGCTTCCGGAGTTGCTACCTGGCTTGGTACCGGAGCCGCCGCAGCCAACGAGCGCTGCCAGCGCACCGGCGAGAACGGCGGAGTGCAGGCGAGACATGGGGTGAACCTCCGAGCAAATCGGCCCTGGACCCAGGATTGGACACCGCGCTCGGTCGAAACAGAAAAAATTGGCCAACACGCGG from Deltaproteobacteria bacterium harbors:
- a CDS encoding protein kinase yields the protein MSKDQNGKSAQGAPVDVAQNTPTLYQPEIAAKAPPVPPKSPFEPLPNLASPTDPAANTPTLYQPEIAARPPAGHGRQATAAAAKPLPDPVLDGATLLNAVNTGPQISPNTGPHGAPNTAPPVPPIPTSNTKAPSKSGNTKAPSGTHFPTPHEAHTEDPNATPGKLVPPKTGDVVAHYELIRELGKGGMGSVFLARDNKLGRKVAIKFLHTNHPEMAKRFVLEARTTARFSHENIVIIYEVDSFKGQPFMVLEYLQGHPLTKLIADQKPMAPARVAELMVPVVRALAAAHAQNIVHRDLKFDNVYVTETGLIKVLDFGIAKVLGADEKHVAEAHESAPSPARPPSNNPDANTDLTRHGTIMGTLAFMSPEQWGKGGPIDNRSDIWAAGIMLFRMLAGKHPLYPMSGMQLAITGKLDEPMPKLNSIMPGLPAELGAVVDKCLMKNKDQRWPDANALLRALEAFLPGRGNREFKIDESPYAGLASFQEADADRFFGRNSEISAVVNRIRDQALIAVVGPSGTGKSSFVRAGLVPALKRGGENWEALVIRPGRKPLQALADVISPLLGSSTSVAEDLKEQQKLVQRLATEPGYAGSVLRSRARREKRSIMVFVDQFEELYTLVADPKERLTFTSCLASIADDATSPTRVVVSIRSDFLDRVAEDQGFMNELTKGLFFLNPPGQNGLRDALVQPAEMAGYKFESPNIVDDMLGHLATTQGALPLLQFAASKLWESRDANRKLLTQQSYDSLGGIAGALAVHADSVLRELSSTARNLARALFLRLVTPERTRAIVSIDELRELAPDAGEVQRIIDQLVQARLLVVQTGGGGATVEIVHESLINSWPALRRWLDESGEDSAFLDQLRTAAKQWQQKGHDAGLLWRGEVVDEAKRFQKRYRGELGKLQREFLAAVFAQEAKSARRKRLAGVAGFTFMVALVFAAGVALVIIRQAQTEAVKEAAAAKIAEAEAKDAKNQAEKSLLDVQSKERERAEAQKRAENLAKQAEMEKAAAQVAAQQAEAAAEEAKKAQYLAASQKILAEQHAKEAAEQKKLADQKAAEAKRLADKEASRVKELEEHLGGPVIDELK